In Argopecten irradians isolate NY chromosome 11, Ai_NY, whole genome shotgun sequence, one DNA window encodes the following:
- the LOC138334543 gene encoding serine-aspartate repeat-containing protein C-like — MKLYFCIEHNDEVDDDADEVDNGDDEVNDGDGDDEVDDGDDAVDDGYDDVDDGDDEVDDSDDEDDDSDDKVNDGAGDGDDEVDDGADEVDDGDDEVDDGADEVDDSIDEVDDCVNEIDDGADEVDDGDDEVDDDADGVDDGDGEVDDEVDDGDDEVDVGDDVSLTMVLMMVMMRLTMVLMRLKMVLMRLTMVDDRDDEEVDDGDDEVYDGDDEVGDGANEVDDGDDDGADVVDDEVDDDVDDGDDEVNDGDE; from the exons AcaatggtgatgatgaggtcaacgatggtgatggtgatgatgaagtTGACGATGGTGATGATGCGGTTGACGATGGTTATGATGATGTTGacgatggtgatgatgaggttgatgatagtgatgatgaggatgatgatagTGATGATAAGGTTAACGATGGTGCTGGggatggtgatgatgag GTAGACGATGGTGCTGATGAGGTTGacgatggtgatgatgaggttgACGATGGTGCTGATGAGGTTGACGATAGTATTGATGAGGTTGACGATTGTGTTAATGAGATTGACGATGGTGCTGATGAGGTTGacgatggtgatgatgaggttgACGATGATGCTGACGGGGTTGACGATGGTGATGGTGAGGTTGACGATGAGGTTGacgatggtgatgatgaggttgACGTTGGTGATGATGTGAGTTTGACGATGGTgctgatgatggtgatgatgaggttgACGATGGTGCTGATGAGGTTGAAGATGGTGCTGATGAGGTTGACGATG GTTGACGATCGTGATGATGAGGAGGTTGacgatggtgatgatgaggtttacgatggtgatgatgaggttgGCGATGGTGCTAATGAGGTTgacgatggtgatgatgatggtgctgatgttgttgatgatgaagTTGACGATGATGTTGacgatggtgatgatgaggttAACGATGGTGATGAATAG